The following proteins are encoded in a genomic region of Oncorhynchus keta strain PuntledgeMale-10-30-2019 chromosome 35, Oket_V2, whole genome shotgun sequence:
- the LOC118369034 gene encoding EMILIN-1-like isoform X2: MAGPVMFLFLWVLTWFGEIRGASYPQRYNLYSGQTQVLPQNGVRAASRHRNWCAYVVKKTVSCVVEDGMETYVKPDYHPCSWGTQCSRMVTYRTYMKPRYKVAYKMVTDMEWKCCHGYTGDDCSEGPSGGSGTQIATARPKPSRPGQTGTDTGHRGQSGGDGRGDSDKTRQLEDKIQSLTKDLQDLQSTLRGMNERFQEEMRKPGFSGGGTKAPADAAQPEIKDTIHSIQTKLDQLDNRTQAHDKTLVSINNHLVNGNGGGGNDLGDSSGGTGGISGGKLNTLKEEILRELERRVSLSCSSCQSGVEDLRRQQQEDREQIRALEKQLNAVDGRYRQSLDGLRREVTRSQGCCDSVTDLKDRVTDAERKISSISENYDVIQNRMDKELGSGGGSNGGGGFPGGGGGFVPGGGGFGPGGGGFGPGGGSGLPRVIEDRLDGRLRDLERWVNSTMQHTEETEKDLKDYFNRELGDLRTVFLDRFDDQGYRIGDIELDVGIVKDLVSDHDKNVTRLANSTALLDKSLTDCGCGGTGGGGGGVGGGGREDGGGSRGTGGTGGMGGRGSEGGTGEGGRGDTGGTGTEGRRDGGSGGIGGTGGGWGGAGGDGGNDYDGDSVKSITWRVVANEDEIRRFDTRIKDLSVSGDSLMDKVLDLSHDIRKIKALTGDNGEHFNRIVTEVETLGRGMDDCDVCGRVEDEFKKLKNHTLNRWEKDINTIRNRVDSNQSSCSTLQEEVGKLREVVGKCSDQCKIHLETLTTGGGTGGRGLGEPDKPLDGHSVIGGTSNNGHLKSLQGELSEVILTFSSINDTLRGLEHTVQKHGSVITDLGNTKDKIISELDKIQQEVTEHIEKSRDRLDGVDRDVRRFESTLVVEVGDCKRSGDGLEKRLFKMEGVCGRLDGVSDSLQKIKEGLTKHMSGLWNCVNGLNATVISHGGIIESIQTTQLDGIHGKIKNLNSSVSHILTEFQNLSEQDLTGLPGPPGPSGERGFQGLPGAKGPQGRDGPPGRQGENGPRGSPGLKGEQGMPGADANVPKLSFSAALTYPMLSAGTIVFDKIFVNEGEFYDPRTGIFTAPVDGRYFFSAILTGHKNEKIEAVLSKSNYGMARVDSGGYQPEGLENKPVAEAKITPGSLAVFNIILPLQAGDTVCIDLVMGKLAHSVEPLTIFSGMLLYEHM; the protein is encoded by the exons GTATCGAACGTATATGAAGCCGCGGTACAAGGTGGCCTACAAGATGGTGACGGACATGGAGTGGAAGTGTTGCCATGGTTACACCGGAGATGACTGTAGCGAAGGGCCGAGCGGCGGGTCGGGGACCCAGATCGCTACAGCCAGACCCAAACCGTCCCGACCGGGACAGACCGGAACCGACACAGGTCACAGAGGACAGAGTGGGGGAGACG GGCGAGGCGACAGCGACAAGACGCGGCAGCTGGAGGACAAGATCCAGAGCCTAACCAAGGACCTCCAGGACCTGCAGTCCACGCTGAGGGGCATGAACGAACGCTTCCAGGAGGAGATGCGCAAACCGGGCTTCAGTGGTGGTGGCACCAAGGCCCCAGCGGATGCGGCCCAGCCGGAGATTAAGGACACCATCCACAGCATCCAGACCAAACTAGACCAGCTGGACAACCGGACACAGGCTCACGACAAGACCTTGGTCAGCATCAACAACCACCTGGTCAACGGGAATGGCGGCGGTGGGAATGATCTTGGCGACTCCTCTGGAGGCACCGGTGGGATTAGTGGCGGGAAGCTCAACACGCTGAAAGAGGAGATCCTGAGGGAGCTGGAGAGAAGGgtgtctctgtcctgctcctcctgcCAGTCGGGGGTGGAGGACCTACGGAGACAGCAGCAGGAGGACAGGGAGCAGATCCGTGCGCTGGAGAAGCAGCTGAACGCTGTGGATGGACGATATCGCCAGAGCCTAGACGGCCTGCGCCGCGAGGTGACACGCTCCCAGGGCTGCTGCGATTCTGTCACCGACCTCAAGGACAGGGTCACAGATGCTGAAAGGAAGATAAGCTCCATATCAGAGAACTATGATGTCATCCAGAACCGCATGGATAAGGAGCTGGGCAGTGGCGGTGGTAGTAATGGAGGTGGAGGTTTCCCAGGAGGTGGAGGTGGCTTTGTCCCTGGAGGTGGTGGTTTTGGCCCTGGAGGTGGTGGCTTTGGCCCTGGAGGTGGCAGCGGATTACCCAGGGTGATAGAGGACAGGCTGGACGGTCGTCTGAGGGACCTTGAGAGGTGGGTGAACAGCACAATGCAgcacacagaggagacagagaaagacctGAAGGACTACTTCAACCGTGAGCTGGGTGACCTCCGGACCGTGTTCCTGGACCGTTTCGACGACCAGGGATACCGCATCGGCGACATAGAGCTAGACGTGGGCATTGTAAAGGACCTCGTGTCAGACCACGACAAGAATGTGACCCGCCTGGCGAACTCCACGGCACTACTAGACAAGAGTCTGACTGACTGTGGctgtggaggaacaggaggaggaggaggaggagttggaggaggtggaagagaagatggaggaggaagtagaggaaccggaggaacagggggaatgggagggagaggaTCTGAAGGTGGgacaggggaaggaggaaggggagatacaggaggaacaggaactgaaggaaggagagatggaggaagtggaggaatAGGGGGAACCGGAGGAGGTTGGGGAGGAGCTGGAGGGGACGGAGGAAACGATTACGACGGAGACTCTGTGAAGTCTATCACCTGGAGGGTGGTGGCCAATGAGGATGAGATACGACGCTTTGACACGCGGATCAAGGACCTGTCCGTCTCGGGCGACTCACTCATGGACAAGGTGCTGGATCTCAGCCACGACATCCGCAAGATCAAAGCCCTGACCGGAGACAATGGCGAGCACTTCAACCGCATCGTCACAGAAGTTGAGACGCTCGGGCGCGGCATGGATGACTGCGACGTCTGTGGAAGAGTGGAAGACGAGTTCAAGAAGCTGAAGAACCACACCCTGAACCGCTGGGAGaaggacatcaacaccatccgGAACCGGGTGGATTCCAACCAAAGCTCTTGCTCTACTCTACAGGAAGAGGTGGGGAAACTCCGGGAGGTGGTAGGGAAGTGTAGCGACCAGTGTAAGATCCACCTGGAGACCCTAACAACAGGAGGTGGCACTGGAGGACGAGGCCTGGGTGAACCTGATAAGCCCCTGGACGGCCACAGTGTGATCGGAGGCACGTCCAACAACGGCCACCTCAAGTCCCTACAGGGCGAGCTGTCCGAGGTCATCCTGACCTTTAGCTCCATCAACGACACGCTGAGGGGCCTGGAGCACACAGTGCAGAAACATGGCAGTGTCATCACGGACCTGGGCAACACCAAGGACAAGATCATCTCTGAGCTGGACAAGATACAGCAGGAGGTGACTGAGCACATCGAGAAGAGCCGCGACCGCCTCGACGGGGTGGATCGCGACGTGCGACGCTTCGAGAGCACCCTAGTGGTGGAGGTGGGCGACTGCAAGCGTTCTGGCGACGGCCTTGAGAAGAGGCTGTTCAAGATGGAGGGCGTGTGCGGGCGGCTGGACGGCGTCTCTGATTCGCTCCAGAAGATCAAGGAGGGGCTGACCAAGCACATGTCGGGCCTGTGGAACTGTGTGAATGGTCTGAACGCCACGGTCATTTCCCATGGAGGGATCATTGAGAGCATCCAGACCACTCAGCTGGACGGGATCCACGGGAAGATCAAGAACCTCAACTCGTCCGTCAGTCACATCCTCACGGAGTTCCAGAATCTTTCGGAACAGGACCTGACCG GCCTGCCTGGTCCTCCAGGTCCCTCTGGGGAGAGAGGGTTCCAGGGGCTGCCTGGCGCTAAGGGGCCCCAAGGCAGGGACGGACCCCCGGGTAGGCAGGGAGAGAACGGGCCCAGAGGATCACCAG GCCTCAAAGGTGAACAAG GTATGCCAGGTGCCGATGCCAACGTGCCCAAGCTGTCCTTCTCTGCCGCTCTCACCTACCCCATGCTTAGTGCTGGCACCATCGTCTTCGACAAGATCTTTGTCAACGAGGGAGAGTTCTATGACCCGCGGACTG GCATCTTCACGGCGCCCGTCGATGGCCGCTACTTCTTCAGCGCAATCCTGACTGGCCACAAGAACGAGAAGATTGAGGCGGTACTATCCAAGTCCAACTATGGTATGGCCCGTGTGGACTCCGGGGGATACCAGCCAGAGGGACTGGAGAACAAGCCGGTAGCCGAGGCCAAGATCACCCCGGGCTCCCTGGCCGTGTTCAACATCATCCTGCCCCTCCAGGCCGGAGACACAGTCTGCATTGACCTGGTCATGGGCAAGCTGGCCCACTCTGTAGAGCCTCTCACCATCTTCAGTGGAATGCTGCTGTATGAACATATGTAA
- the LOC118369034 gene encoding EMILIN-1-like isoform X1 yields the protein MAGPVMFLFLWVLTWFGEIRGASYPQRYNLYSGQTQVLPQNGVRAASRHRNWCAYVVKKTVSCVVEDGMETYVKPDYHPCSWGTQCSRMVTYRTYMKPRYKVAYKMVTDMEWKCCHGYTGDDCSEGPSGGSGTQIATARPKPSRPGQTGTDTGHRGQSGGDGRGDSDKTRQLEDKIQSLTKDLQDLQSTLRGMNERFQEEMRKPGFSGGGTKAPADAAQPEIKDTIHSIQTKLDQLDNRTQAHDKTLVSINNHLVNGNGGGGNDLGDSSGGTGGISGGKLNTLKEEILRELERRVSLSCSSCQSGVEDLRRQQQEDREQIRALEKQLNAVDGRYRQSLDGLRREVTRSQGCCDSVTDLKDRVTDAERKISSISENYDVIQNRMDKELGSGGGSNGGGGFPGGGGGFVPGGGGFGPGGGGFGPGGGSGLPRVIEDRLDGRLRDLERWVNSTMQHTEETEKDLKDYFNRELGDLRTVFLDRFDDQGYRIGDIELDVGIVKDLVSDHDKNVTRLANSTALLDKSLTDCGCGGTGGGGGGVGGGGREDGGGSRGTGGTGGMGGRGSEGGTGEGGRGDTGGTGTEGRRDGGSGGIGGTGGGWGGAGGDGGNDYDGDSVKSITWRVVANEDEIRRFDTRIKDLSVSGDSLMDKVLDLSHDIRKIKALTGDNGEHFNRIVTEVETLGRGMDDCDVCGRVEDEFKKLKNHTLNRWEKDINTIRNRVDSNQSSCSTLQEEVGKLREVVGKCSDQCKIHLETLTTGGGTGGRGLGEPDKPLDGHSVIGGTSNNGHLKSLQGELSEVILTFSSINDTLRGLEHTVQKHGSVITDLGNTKDKIISELDKIQQEVTEHIEKSRDRLDGVDRDVRRFESTLVVEVGDCKRSGDGLEKRLFKMEGVCGRLDGVSDSLQKIKEGLTKHMSGLWNCVNGLNATVISHGGIIESIQTTQLDGIHGKIKNLNSSVSHILTEFQNLSEQDLTGVQLVRGLNGLPGPPGPSGERGFQGLPGAKGPQGRDGPPGRQGENGPRGSPGLKGEQGMPGADANVPKLSFSAALTYPMLSAGTIVFDKIFVNEGEFYDPRTGIFTAPVDGRYFFSAILTGHKNEKIEAVLSKSNYGMARVDSGGYQPEGLENKPVAEAKITPGSLAVFNIILPLQAGDTVCIDLVMGKLAHSVEPLTIFSGMLLYEHM from the exons GTATCGAACGTATATGAAGCCGCGGTACAAGGTGGCCTACAAGATGGTGACGGACATGGAGTGGAAGTGTTGCCATGGTTACACCGGAGATGACTGTAGCGAAGGGCCGAGCGGCGGGTCGGGGACCCAGATCGCTACAGCCAGACCCAAACCGTCCCGACCGGGACAGACCGGAACCGACACAGGTCACAGAGGACAGAGTGGGGGAGACG GGCGAGGCGACAGCGACAAGACGCGGCAGCTGGAGGACAAGATCCAGAGCCTAACCAAGGACCTCCAGGACCTGCAGTCCACGCTGAGGGGCATGAACGAACGCTTCCAGGAGGAGATGCGCAAACCGGGCTTCAGTGGTGGTGGCACCAAGGCCCCAGCGGATGCGGCCCAGCCGGAGATTAAGGACACCATCCACAGCATCCAGACCAAACTAGACCAGCTGGACAACCGGACACAGGCTCACGACAAGACCTTGGTCAGCATCAACAACCACCTGGTCAACGGGAATGGCGGCGGTGGGAATGATCTTGGCGACTCCTCTGGAGGCACCGGTGGGATTAGTGGCGGGAAGCTCAACACGCTGAAAGAGGAGATCCTGAGGGAGCTGGAGAGAAGGgtgtctctgtcctgctcctcctgcCAGTCGGGGGTGGAGGACCTACGGAGACAGCAGCAGGAGGACAGGGAGCAGATCCGTGCGCTGGAGAAGCAGCTGAACGCTGTGGATGGACGATATCGCCAGAGCCTAGACGGCCTGCGCCGCGAGGTGACACGCTCCCAGGGCTGCTGCGATTCTGTCACCGACCTCAAGGACAGGGTCACAGATGCTGAAAGGAAGATAAGCTCCATATCAGAGAACTATGATGTCATCCAGAACCGCATGGATAAGGAGCTGGGCAGTGGCGGTGGTAGTAATGGAGGTGGAGGTTTCCCAGGAGGTGGAGGTGGCTTTGTCCCTGGAGGTGGTGGTTTTGGCCCTGGAGGTGGTGGCTTTGGCCCTGGAGGTGGCAGCGGATTACCCAGGGTGATAGAGGACAGGCTGGACGGTCGTCTGAGGGACCTTGAGAGGTGGGTGAACAGCACAATGCAgcacacagaggagacagagaaagacctGAAGGACTACTTCAACCGTGAGCTGGGTGACCTCCGGACCGTGTTCCTGGACCGTTTCGACGACCAGGGATACCGCATCGGCGACATAGAGCTAGACGTGGGCATTGTAAAGGACCTCGTGTCAGACCACGACAAGAATGTGACCCGCCTGGCGAACTCCACGGCACTACTAGACAAGAGTCTGACTGACTGTGGctgtggaggaacaggaggaggaggaggaggagttggaggaggtggaagagaagatggaggaggaagtagaggaaccggaggaacagggggaatgggagggagaggaTCTGAAGGTGGgacaggggaaggaggaaggggagatacaggaggaacaggaactgaaggaaggagagatggaggaagtggaggaatAGGGGGAACCGGAGGAGGTTGGGGAGGAGCTGGAGGGGACGGAGGAAACGATTACGACGGAGACTCTGTGAAGTCTATCACCTGGAGGGTGGTGGCCAATGAGGATGAGATACGACGCTTTGACACGCGGATCAAGGACCTGTCCGTCTCGGGCGACTCACTCATGGACAAGGTGCTGGATCTCAGCCACGACATCCGCAAGATCAAAGCCCTGACCGGAGACAATGGCGAGCACTTCAACCGCATCGTCACAGAAGTTGAGACGCTCGGGCGCGGCATGGATGACTGCGACGTCTGTGGAAGAGTGGAAGACGAGTTCAAGAAGCTGAAGAACCACACCCTGAACCGCTGGGAGaaggacatcaacaccatccgGAACCGGGTGGATTCCAACCAAAGCTCTTGCTCTACTCTACAGGAAGAGGTGGGGAAACTCCGGGAGGTGGTAGGGAAGTGTAGCGACCAGTGTAAGATCCACCTGGAGACCCTAACAACAGGAGGTGGCACTGGAGGACGAGGCCTGGGTGAACCTGATAAGCCCCTGGACGGCCACAGTGTGATCGGAGGCACGTCCAACAACGGCCACCTCAAGTCCCTACAGGGCGAGCTGTCCGAGGTCATCCTGACCTTTAGCTCCATCAACGACACGCTGAGGGGCCTGGAGCACACAGTGCAGAAACATGGCAGTGTCATCACGGACCTGGGCAACACCAAGGACAAGATCATCTCTGAGCTGGACAAGATACAGCAGGAGGTGACTGAGCACATCGAGAAGAGCCGCGACCGCCTCGACGGGGTGGATCGCGACGTGCGACGCTTCGAGAGCACCCTAGTGGTGGAGGTGGGCGACTGCAAGCGTTCTGGCGACGGCCTTGAGAAGAGGCTGTTCAAGATGGAGGGCGTGTGCGGGCGGCTGGACGGCGTCTCTGATTCGCTCCAGAAGATCAAGGAGGGGCTGACCAAGCACATGTCGGGCCTGTGGAACTGTGTGAATGGTCTGAACGCCACGGTCATTTCCCATGGAGGGATCATTGAGAGCATCCAGACCACTCAGCTGGACGGGATCCACGGGAAGATCAAGAACCTCAACTCGTCCGTCAGTCACATCCTCACGGAGTTCCAGAATCTTTCGGAACAGGACCTGACCG GTGTGCAGTTGGTTAGAGGTTTGAATG GCCTGCCTGGTCCTCCAGGTCCCTCTGGGGAGAGAGGGTTCCAGGGGCTGCCTGGCGCTAAGGGGCCCCAAGGCAGGGACGGACCCCCGGGTAGGCAGGGAGAGAACGGGCCCAGAGGATCACCAG GCCTCAAAGGTGAACAAG GTATGCCAGGTGCCGATGCCAACGTGCCCAAGCTGTCCTTCTCTGCCGCTCTCACCTACCCCATGCTTAGTGCTGGCACCATCGTCTTCGACAAGATCTTTGTCAACGAGGGAGAGTTCTATGACCCGCGGACTG GCATCTTCACGGCGCCCGTCGATGGCCGCTACTTCTTCAGCGCAATCCTGACTGGCCACAAGAACGAGAAGATTGAGGCGGTACTATCCAAGTCCAACTATGGTATGGCCCGTGTGGACTCCGGGGGATACCAGCCAGAGGGACTGGAGAACAAGCCGGTAGCCGAGGCCAAGATCACCCCGGGCTCCCTGGCCGTGTTCAACATCATCCTGCCCCTCCAGGCCGGAGACACAGTCTGCATTGACCTGGTCATGGGCAAGCTGGCCCACTCTGTAGAGCCTCTCACCATCTTCAGTGGAATGCTGCTGTATGAACATATGTAA